TTAAAAATTAGGCTCATCATAAAACAATCTCCCCTGGACTCATCATTAAACTAGGAGGGGAAACTCCTCCTCTTGATCAGGCTGTCCGAGAACCCCAAAAATGTCACCCCCGAGTGTTTCTATCGGGGGTCTATTTGTACCGGCATGAGACTGCGATCTTTTTTCATATGTTTTTATCTGACCGAAACATACACCAGGTGTGCAATTCTTCTATATCTGCTTCTCCCGTGACATTAAAACCAAAATGCTCATAAATGGGAATATTCTCTTTTTTTTCAGTACTCAAACTAATCCCATTCGAATTTGGATCTGACTCAGAGACTTCAATGAGATTCTCGATTAAGAACTTTGCATATCCTTTGCCCTGGTGACCGGGTAAAACACCAATGATTCCCAGGTAATAATGCGTGATTTCCGGTTCATACTTGCCGGCTTGCTTTTCGTATGCCTCCAACCGTTGAATGGCATCTTTACCAATCACTTGCCCTAATCGGTTATATACATCGTGTAAAGCTTCCGGCCAGGGTTTGAAAATGGGTTCATTGATACCGGCAACAGCGACTAATTCTTGTCCGGAATATACGCCCAATAAAGGGTAATCCCGGGTTAACCGGGTCTCACAGAAAAAGCCAACCAGCGCTTCGAGATGTCCCTGGTAATTTGTGTTTGAATCTTTCAGAATATATCGCATTACCGGATACTGTTGAAATGCCGAAGCTAATACCTCAACTGCCTGATTTTTTTCATTATAGGTTAATCTTTTTATCTTCATTTTTGTCGTTAGATTGGCTTCTCACCTGGTTTTAGATAACGATTTTTGGATCATATTCCCCATCCCTTAACTTCCCGGTGTCGTTTCATCTTCCCTGATTTTAGGCGCTATTGCAAACCCTGTAAATCCATAAATAACGGCGAAAATAAATCCTGTATAACACATTACTGCCCATTTGGCATAGGCTAACGTATCCACACCCAAAGTGCCTGCCATAAAAACACCAGCGATGCTCCAGGGAATAAGCGGCACAACCACGGTTCCGCTATCTTCGGTGGTGCGGGACAGATTTTTAGCCGCCAGGTTGTTTTTTTTGTAAGCCGGCGCAAATAATTCTCCCGGGATCAGGATGGAAAGGAATGAACTGCCGGTCATCATTGCGGTTGTAATTCCGGCTGCCACAGTAGAAGCGATGAGCTTGCCGGTGGTATTGGCTATTTTCAACAATCTTTCTAACAAGACATCCAGCATACCGGTGGTTTGTATAATTCCGCCAAATGCAAATGCGCAAAAAGCGATTA
This sequence is a window from candidate division KSB1 bacterium. Protein-coding genes within it:
- a CDS encoding GNAT family N-acetyltransferase, with translation MKIKRLTYNEKNQAVEVLASAFQQYPVMRYILKDSNTNYQGHLEALVGFFCETRLTRDYPLLGVYSGQELVAVAGINEPIFKPWPEALHDVYNRLGQVIGKDAIQRLEAYEKQAGKYEPEITHYYLGIIGVLPGHQGKGYAKFLIENLIEVSESDPNSNGISLSTEKKENIPIYEHFGFNVTGEADIEELHTWCMFRSDKNI